Proteins co-encoded in one Flavivirga eckloniae genomic window:
- a CDS encoding ABC transporter ATP-binding protein, translated as MIQLRNVSKSFKGNLAIQNLNLEVQKGEILGLLGANGAGKSTTINMLLGFLNPDSGEVHINDIDTNHNSQETRKLIGYIPENVNLYPYLSGLENLDYFCKLAGLKYSKSELENYLTICGLENKVHVKKVSGYSKGMRQKVGIAIAYAKKAKVYLLDEPASGLDPLASNELSVLLKKLASEGATILMASHDIFRVREVCNRIGILKNGILVKELYSKDVSANELETLYLQFMQN; from the coding sequence ATGATACAATTACGAAACGTTAGCAAATCATTTAAAGGTAATCTTGCCATTCAAAACTTAAATTTAGAAGTTCAGAAAGGAGAAATTTTAGGGCTTTTGGGTGCTAATGGTGCAGGAAAATCTACCACTATAAATATGTTATTAGGTTTTCTTAACCCAGACTCAGGAGAGGTACATATTAATGATATAGACACTAACCATAATTCACAAGAGACTAGAAAACTCATTGGTTATATTCCTGAAAATGTTAATCTATATCCATATTTATCAGGTTTAGAAAATTTAGATTATTTCTGCAAGTTAGCAGGATTAAAATATTCTAAAAGTGAACTAGAAAACTACCTAACAATTTGCGGATTGGAAAATAAAGTACACGTAAAAAAAGTGAGTGGTTATTCTAAAGGAATGCGACAGAAAGTAGGCATCGCTATTGCCTATGCAAAAAAAGCAAAAGTCTATTTATTAGATGAGCCTGCCAGTGGTTTAGACCCTTTGGCCAGTAATGAACTTTCTGTTCTTTTAAAAAAATTAGCTTCTGAAGGCGCTACTATTTTGATGGCTTCCCACGATATTTTTCGCGTCCGCGAGGTTTGTAATCGTATCGGTATTTTAAAAAATGGAATTTTAGTAAAAGAATTGTATAGCAAAGATGTAAGTGCTAATGAGCTAGAAACATTATATCTGCAATTTATGCAAAACTAA
- a CDS encoding GNAT family N-acetyltransferase — translation MQLSITEENPTTKDTLMLMEELSEILKSITGDSGKSSFSIDDLNNCNSFFLIARNKYNNPVGCGSIRQIDNKVGEIKRMYSKLPGVGKQILTELEIRAIKLGYEFLILETRKVNKRAVDFYLKNRYKVIPNYGKYIGNNEAICFQKILKKEN, via the coding sequence ATGCAGTTATCAATTACAGAAGAGAATCCCACAACTAAAGATACTTTAATGCTAATGGAGGAACTCTCAGAAATTTTAAAATCGATTACAGGAGATAGTGGAAAATCTTCTTTTAGTATCGATGACTTAAATAATTGCAATTCGTTTTTCTTAATTGCAAGAAATAAATACAATAATCCTGTAGGATGTGGTTCAATTCGACAAATCGATAATAAAGTGGGTGAAATAAAAAGAATGTATTCAAAATTACCTGGAGTTGGTAAACAAATCTTGACTGAATTAGAAATAAGAGCAATCAAATTAGGTTATGAATTTCTAATTCTAGAAACCAGAAAAGTAAATAAGAGAGCTGTTGATTTTTATTTAAAAAATAGATATAAAGTAATTCCGAATTATGGGAAATATATTGGAAATAATGAAGCAATTTGCTTTCAAAAAATATTGAAAAAGGAAAATTAA
- a CDS encoding serine hydrolase domain-containing protein: MKYLLKLIFLYLGLNLSAQTVSINVDTLKNKISELAILEIESSKAPSLQIAVSLKDSLILNEGYGLADIENNVPATIHTKYRTASVSKLWTASVAMVLVDKGALNLDLPIQEYCPNFPKKPFDITTRQLLTHTSGIRSYMDLEEELKDAKTADDSLKIRNRYNKELLGEFTRYTEIGKVLDNFKNDSLIFKPGTNWHYSSQGYRVLACVLEGASGLTYQQLTKQYIFEPTSMNSTFEDDSWEIIPHRASGYRIQRNKPIRRADMRDVSENLPAGGHLTTASDLILFANAFLNQHFFSSETIQLMSSTYLKGDENSNEKIPEWRFAIPNKESYGYGVMIFPSEDTKRFGHTGRQAGGSAILVLIPEKQLSIAILTNVKGWNGYMSFTKKIEEIIAKMLTQ, translated from the coding sequence ATGAAATATTTATTGAAACTTATATTTTTATATCTGGGATTAAATCTATCGGCTCAAACAGTTAGCATAAATGTTGACACATTAAAAAACAAAATATCAGAATTAGCGATACTAGAAATAGAGAGTTCCAAAGCGCCATCATTACAAATAGCAGTAAGTTTAAAAGATAGCTTAATATTGAATGAGGGGTATGGATTAGCTGATATTGAGAATAACGTCCCTGCAACAATACATACTAAATATAGAACAGCATCAGTCTCAAAATTATGGACGGCTTCTGTAGCTATGGTATTGGTAGACAAAGGTGCCTTGAATCTTGATTTGCCAATTCAGGAGTATTGCCCTAATTTTCCAAAAAAACCTTTTGATATTACAACCAGACAATTACTTACCCATACAAGTGGCATTCGTTCTTATATGGATCTAGAGGAAGAGTTAAAAGATGCGAAAACTGCTGATGATAGTTTAAAAATAAGAAATAGATATAATAAAGAATTATTAGGTGAATTTACTAGGTATACCGAAATAGGAAAAGTTCTTGACAATTTCAAGAATGACTCACTTATTTTCAAACCAGGGACGAATTGGCACTATTCTTCACAAGGTTATCGTGTGCTAGCTTGTGTACTTGAAGGAGCATCGGGTTTAACCTATCAACAACTTACGAAACAGTATATTTTTGAACCAACTTCCATGAATAGTACCTTTGAAGATGATTCATGGGAAATTATTCCGCATCGAGCCTCAGGTTATCGTATACAAAGGAACAAACCCATCCGTAGAGCAGACATGCGTGATGTAAGTGAAAATTTGCCTGCTGGAGGACATTTGACTACGGCTTCAGATTTGATCCTGTTTGCAAATGCCTTCTTAAATCAACATTTTTTTTCATCCGAAACAATTCAGTTAATGTCTTCTACCTATTTAAAAGGTGACGAGAACAGCAATGAAAAAATACCTGAATGGCGCTTTGCTATACCCAATAAAGAAAGCTATGGTTATGGAGTGATGATATTTCCTTCAGAAGACACAAAAAGGTTCGGACATACTGGTAGGCAAGCAGGAGGTTCTGCTATTTTGGTTTTAATACCCGAAAAACAACTATCAATTGCCATCTTAACCAATGTAAAAGGATGGAATGGTTATATGAGTTTTACAAAAAAAATTGAAGAGATTATAGCTAAAATGCTAACCCAATAA
- a CDS encoding leucine-rich repeat domain-containing protein gives MHTSIKEALKEKENVFELDLNNQNIEILDEDIGELTNLTTLHLDYNNLAFLPDSMRQLTNLKVLNLNNNRITFLPDWIGDLNQIEYLNLSENTITGFPNSFKQLIKLKQLAMGNTLLTSLPDFICDFSELNFISLRNNKINSLPKDFGRLVNLEELDLVNNSILELPESIGNLNQLTSLYLTNNSLKKLPDSFKNLTELKFLHIPENLEEQAKNILPNCDI, from the coding sequence ATGCATACCTCTATTAAAGAAGCTCTCAAAGAAAAAGAAAATGTATTCGAACTAGACCTAAATAATCAAAACATCGAAATACTGGATGAGGATATAGGCGAACTTACAAACCTAACGACTCTGCATTTAGACTATAATAATCTGGCTTTCTTACCTGATTCAATGAGACAGCTAACTAACTTAAAAGTTTTGAATTTAAATAATAACAGGATTACTTTTCTTCCAGATTGGATTGGTGATTTAAATCAAATAGAATATTTAAATCTATCTGAGAATACAATTACAGGCTTTCCAAATTCATTTAAGCAACTTATTAAATTAAAACAGCTTGCAATGGGAAATACATTGCTAACTTCATTACCTGATTTTATTTGTGATTTTTCTGAGTTAAATTTTATCTCTTTAAGGAATAATAAAATAAATTCTCTACCAAAAGATTTTGGCAGGCTTGTTAATCTTGAAGAACTTGACTTAGTAAATAATTCTATTTTAGAATTACCTGAGTCCATAGGAAATCTAAATCAGCTTACAAGTCTATATTTAACAAATAATAGTTTAAAAAAATTACCTGATTCATTTAAGAATTTAACAGAGTTGAAGTTTTTACATATTCCTGAAAATTTGGAAGAACAAGCGAAAAATATTCTTCCAAATTGTGATATTTAA
- a CDS encoding sigma-54-dependent transcriptional regulator → MKYILLVEDDVAFSEMLKQFLKRHQYAVDVCYNIQKATIQLKKENYDLLFTDLRLPDGDGISLLKQIKHSKNPIPVVLMTGYAEVSTAVQAMKQGAFDYISKPFNPDEVLEVIGNALEEKATSSLIPQEENKKEAGKSTLDIVKGISTASRMLNEYIDLVAPTNMSVLINGESGTGKEVVAKAIHLESLRRDKPFIAVDCGAIPKEIASSEFFGHKKGAFTGAENDRIGHFESANGGTLFLDEVGNLTYENQVQLLRALQERKVKPVGSSDEINVDIRLITATNDDLIRAVEKGDFREDLYHRLNEFSIKVPNLKDRHDDLILYADFFLDKANKQLNKSILGFSKEVLTIFQNYQWPGNLRELSNVIKRATLLTQSEIINVNVLPTELTQTNDNKVSLNKFSTKENEKELIINALKEVDNNKTQAAKLLNITRKTLYNKMKEYKLN, encoded by the coding sequence ATGAAATATATCCTATTAGTTGAAGATGATGTAGCGTTTTCGGAAATGCTTAAGCAGTTCCTTAAACGGCATCAATATGCAGTTGATGTTTGTTATAATATTCAGAAAGCCACTATTCAGTTAAAAAAAGAAAACTACGATTTACTTTTTACTGATTTACGTCTTCCTGATGGCGATGGAATTTCCTTACTAAAACAAATAAAACATAGTAAAAACCCAATTCCTGTGGTTTTAATGACTGGTTACGCAGAAGTCTCTACGGCTGTGCAAGCTATGAAACAAGGTGCTTTTGATTATATTTCTAAACCCTTTAATCCAGATGAAGTTTTAGAAGTTATCGGTAATGCTTTAGAAGAAAAAGCCACCAGTTCATTAATTCCTCAAGAAGAAAATAAAAAAGAAGCAGGCAAATCGACTTTAGACATTGTTAAAGGTATAAGCACCGCCTCAAGAATGTTAAACGAATATATTGATTTGGTAGCACCAACCAATATGTCAGTCCTTATAAATGGAGAAAGTGGAACAGGAAAAGAGGTGGTTGCTAAAGCCATTCACTTAGAAAGTTTACGTAGAGATAAGCCTTTTATTGCTGTAGATTGCGGTGCCATACCAAAGGAAATAGCATCCAGTGAGTTTTTTGGACATAAAAAAGGGGCTTTTACAGGTGCTGAAAATGATAGGATAGGACATTTTGAATCGGCTAACGGTGGGACCCTTTTTTTAGATGAAGTAGGCAATTTAACTTATGAAAATCAAGTTCAATTATTACGAGCTTTACAAGAAAGAAAAGTGAAACCTGTTGGAAGTAGCGACGAAATTAACGTTGATATTCGTTTGATTACAGCTACCAATGACGATTTAATTCGTGCGGTAGAAAAAGGTGATTTTCGAGAAGACTTATACCATCGTTTAAATGAATTTTCTATAAAAGTCCCCAATTTAAAAGATAGACATGACGATTTAATTCTTTATGCCGATTTCTTTTTAGATAAGGCTAATAAGCAGCTTAATAAATCAATTTTGGGGTTTTCAAAAGAAGTGTTAACCATTTTTCAGAATTATCAATGGCCTGGTAATTTAAGGGAATTATCTAACGTTATTAAAAGAGCTACTTTATTAACTCAATCAGAAATTATTAATGTAAATGTTTTACCTACCGAATTAACACAAACTAATGACAATAAGGTTTCGCTAAATAAATTTTCAACTAAAGAAAATGAAAAAGAGCTTATTATAAATGCTTTAAAAGAAGTTGATAATAACAAAACCCAAGCAGCAAAGTTGTTAAACATCACAAGAAAAACACTATATAACAAAATGAAGGAATACAAACTTAATTAA
- a CDS encoding ABC transporter permease → MLQIIKNEWRFLIRSRIFLGISIAFISILLLSVFLGNYQTRKQEQTHQSAKDHVRQQWVSIDEMNPHSAAHYGTYVFKPANLLNSLDEGVNSITGNVLRVEGHVQNEIMHSEASQMQAISRFGKLKPSLLLQYIVPLLLIFLAFNSVSNEKQSGRLKLLILQGAKPLQIILSKTLSVWLYGMILLTFVLSVYSILNFQSLTLEILTRTGLFFLSYTLYYFIISAITVYFSARWLNATLALTSMLGIWIIWTIFLPNILMSSAEKWYPLPSRNQFQSAMKEDRAKGLDGHNPRDKRAIALKEKVLKEYGVDSLSQLPINFDGMRMQADEEYGNSVWDKHFGNNRKILRKQKQSFQFAGIVNPFISLQNSSMGFMASDNLHHQEFLLQVENYRRFFIKTLNDKQTFGGSKTGNWGWKEDNAFFKSVPDFDYKPTRISEIFSNYLLDLALLIVWSIIVTVGIYFGTKKIQIV, encoded by the coding sequence ATGTTGCAAATCATCAAAAACGAATGGCGGTTTTTAATCCGTAGTCGTATATTTTTAGGCATAAGCATTGCTTTTATTTCAATCTTATTACTCTCTGTTTTTTTAGGAAATTATCAAACACGAAAGCAAGAGCAAACACACCAAAGTGCTAAAGACCATGTACGGCAACAATGGGTAAGCATTGACGAAATGAACCCTCATAGTGCTGCACATTATGGAACGTATGTATTTAAACCTGCTAACTTATTAAATAGTCTCGATGAAGGTGTTAATAGCATTACAGGAAATGTGCTTCGAGTAGAAGGACACGTTCAGAATGAAATAATGCATTCCGAAGCATCTCAAATGCAAGCTATTTCTAGATTTGGAAAACTAAAGCCCTCACTTTTATTACAATATATTGTTCCATTATTATTGATTTTTTTAGCATTTAACTCTGTTAGTAACGAAAAACAAAGTGGAAGACTCAAATTACTCATATTACAAGGCGCAAAACCATTACAAATTATTTTGTCTAAAACATTATCTGTCTGGCTTTATGGTATGATCCTACTAACCTTTGTACTTTCGGTCTATAGTATTTTGAATTTTCAAAGTTTAACTCTAGAAATTTTAACCAGAACAGGATTGTTCTTTTTGTCCTATACCTTATACTACTTTATTATTAGCGCAATTACGGTTTACTTTTCCGCACGTTGGCTAAATGCGACACTTGCGTTGACATCAATGTTAGGCATTTGGATAATTTGGACGATATTTTTACCGAATATTTTAATGAGTTCTGCCGAAAAATGGTATCCTCTTCCTAGTCGAAATCAATTTCAATCAGCTATGAAAGAAGACCGCGCAAAAGGACTTGACGGACACAACCCTAGAGATAAACGCGCCATAGCACTTAAAGAGAAAGTTTTAAAAGAATATGGTGTGGATAGCTTGTCTCAATTACCTATAAATTTTGACGGTATGCGAATGCAAGCCGATGAAGAATATGGAAATAGCGTTTGGGATAAACATTTTGGTAATAATCGTAAAATACTTCGCAAACAAAAACAAAGCTTTCAATTTGCCGGTATTGTTAACCCTTTTATTTCCTTACAAAATTCAAGTATGGGTTTTATGGCCAGTGATAATTTACATCATCAGGAATTTTTGTTACAAGTGGAAAACTACAGAAGGTTTTTTATTAAAACGCTAAACGACAAACAAACTTTTGGTGGTTCTAAAACAGGTAATTGGGGATGGAAAGAAGATAATGCATTTTTTAAATCTGTTCCAGATTTTGATTATAAACCAACTCGAATTTCTGAAATCTTTTCAAATTATTTGTTGGATTTAGCTTTGCTTATTGTTTGGTCAATTATTGTTACTGTTGGCATCTATTTCGGAACTAAAAAAATACAAATCGTATGA
- a CDS encoding T9SS type A sorting domain-containing protein, which translates to MRIFILSFLFFVSLYSFGQVELNADGPGNTYSLITSILAPGFNPIETPDCSHTSFGEHIDEIFDSTLNTHVFRFHIHTTDDNDRCINFDRQRNEIKTYDKSADNLLGIENETIIYKWKFKLENGFQSSPNFTHLHQLKSVGGSLASMPMYTLTTRKGNPDRLELRYAETDTQITLTQTDLAPFVGTWLEVTETIKYGTSGNYNIEIKKVEDNTTLLAYTNNNIINWRSGADFVRPKWGIYRSLLNDQDLRDEIVSFANFSIEEVNILSINDNSLNSDILIIYPNPAKNIIYLNNIPPNTTSLQVFTLDSRKIIDKTIGNNLEEKLDISSLSNGTYILNLLGKQINLSKLIIISNK; encoded by the coding sequence ATGAGAATATTTATATTATCTTTTTTATTCTTTGTATCTCTGTATAGCTTTGGCCAAGTTGAGTTAAATGCTGATGGACCTGGAAATACTTATTCTTTAATTACGTCTATATTGGCTCCAGGTTTCAACCCGATAGAAACCCCAGATTGTAGTCATACTTCATTCGGAGAACATATAGATGAAATATTTGATAGTACATTAAATACTCATGTTTTTCGTTTTCATATTCATACAACTGATGATAATGACCGATGTATTAATTTTGATAGGCAACGTAACGAAATAAAAACTTATGATAAATCGGCGGATAACTTACTAGGTATAGAAAATGAAACTATAATTTATAAATGGAAATTTAAACTTGAAAATGGATTTCAATCATCACCTAATTTTACTCATCTTCATCAATTAAAATCTGTTGGAGGATCATTAGCAAGTATGCCAATGTATACGTTAACAACTAGAAAAGGAAATCCAGACCGTCTTGAATTACGTTATGCAGAAACAGACACTCAAATTACATTAACTCAAACCGATTTAGCTCCTTTTGTTGGCACCTGGCTAGAAGTAACAGAAACTATTAAGTATGGCACGTCTGGGAATTATAATATCGAGATAAAAAAAGTAGAAGACAATACCACTCTTCTGGCCTACACTAACAATAATATTATTAACTGGAGGTCAGGTGCAGATTTTGTCAGACCAAAATGGGGAATTTATAGAAGTTTATTAAATGACCAAGACCTTAGAGATGAAATAGTATCTTTTGCCAATTTTAGTATTGAAGAAGTTAATATTCTATCAATAAATGATAATAGCCTGAATAGCGACATTTTGATAATTTATCCAAATCCCGCAAAAAATATAATATATTTAAATAATATCCCTCCAAATACAACTTCGCTACAAGTATTTACTTTAGACAGTAGAAAAATAATAGATAAAACAATAGGCAATAATTTAGAAGAGAAACTTGATATTTCATCATTATCGAATGGAACTTACATTCTAAATCTTCTCGGAAAACAAATCAATCTTTCAAAATTAATTATTATTTCTAATAAGTAG
- a CDS encoding ATP-binding response regulator produces MKYSYKNRITFKVLIGYSILGILATISGFLVLSEIKTFTKKQDISDRNKIIKTGSLIADIYKNENLARAALQLNSSTKFNEYLDENENLLLKIDSLNLMVYDTAQEFILDSIKLIIDKKLNNITDLKNLKHNDNSEESINTAINKLSSIDSLLGKVTLGDLVKNPNALDNKTRRQFEEYVRILNKYNPQDAINNIEQKQIDSLLSISKNMLKDAQMEFNNQRISLQKKERELIENDLTISRKLQELLSNLEKGVILYASNMNKQREKTLNHSKNIILFAAGISFIIIILFSVIILNDFWKAQRYRKKLEQANEITSALLKSREQLISMVSHDLRTPLSTITGFSELLQKSTLNIKNNNYIDHIKSASNYMWKLVDDLLEFSKLENGNISMESVPFNLEKLLGEIVQNAKNIVQDKPINFVVKHDKAINKPIISDPFRMKQILYNLVINAYKFTNKGTITIESSLKQYTDTNMLEISVNDTGIGISKDQKENIFKAFTQAESNEENKQKGFGLGLTISKKLAELLGGKLTLESEVNKGSTFTLKIPITLLNKPLNEPIEAKNESIFNLKAIIVEDDASIQQLLKNLLKQYDIETYVFNNAQTALKTIHDIDYDFVLTDIQLPKMNGLHFMETLKNHKSYNKQPIIAMTGRANISREDYMDSGFSEVLIKPFNSKKIQNVLQEFFSNKPLLANGNTLTNENTKKEGFNMVSIRSFLNYDATAIKNTMHTFLEDTKMNYLQLKEAKKNNDTSLFNSISHKMISMFKLLEVKEIIPFLEVFETTEEIDNQSFIDFEKGLNNFISSLETYLN; encoded by the coding sequence ATGAAATACTCATACAAAAACAGAATTACTTTTAAAGTTTTAATAGGCTATAGTATCCTTGGTATTTTAGCCACAATTTCTGGGTTTTTAGTACTTTCTGAAATCAAAACGTTCACTAAAAAACAAGATATTTCAGACCGAAATAAAATTATTAAAACGGGTAGTTTAATAGCGGATATTTATAAAAATGAAAATTTAGCAAGGGCTGCATTACAACTCAATTCTAGCACAAAATTCAATGAATATCTTGATGAAAATGAAAACTTGTTATTAAAAATAGATTCGCTAAACCTTATGGTTTATGATACCGCACAGGAATTTATTTTAGACAGTATTAAATTAATTATCGATAAAAAACTAAATAACATTACCGACTTAAAGAATTTAAAACACAATGATAATTCAGAAGAATCAATCAATACTGCAATCAATAAATTAAGTTCCATCGATTCACTTTTAGGAAAAGTTACCTTAGGTGATCTTGTTAAAAACCCCAATGCTTTAGATAATAAAACGCGTAGACAATTTGAAGAATATGTTAGAATACTAAACAAGTATAACCCTCAAGATGCCATTAATAATATTGAGCAAAAACAAATAGATTCTTTATTATCTATTTCCAAAAATATGCTAAAAGATGCTCAAATGGAGTTCAACAACCAACGTATATCTCTCCAAAAAAAAGAACGCGAACTCATAGAAAATGACTTAACTATTTCGAGAAAGCTACAAGAGCTTTTAAGTAATTTAGAAAAGGGCGTTATTCTTTACGCCAGCAATATGAATAAGCAACGAGAAAAGACGCTAAACCATAGTAAAAATATTATTTTATTTGCGGCAGGAATCAGTTTTATTATCATTATTCTTTTTTCAGTTATTATTTTAAATGATTTTTGGAAAGCGCAACGATACCGAAAAAAACTAGAGCAAGCTAATGAAATTACATCGGCGCTTTTAAAAAGTAGAGAACAGTTAATTTCTATGGTAAGCCATGATTTAAGAACACCATTGAGTACTATTACGGGCTTTAGTGAATTACTCCAAAAATCTACTCTTAACATAAAAAACAATAATTACATAGACCATATTAAAAGTGCCTCAAACTATATGTGGAAATTGGTAGATGACCTTCTGGAGTTTTCTAAACTTGAAAATGGCAATATATCTATGGAATCGGTTCCTTTCAACTTAGAAAAACTTTTAGGTGAAATTGTCCAAAATGCCAAAAACATTGTTCAAGATAAACCAATAAATTTTGTTGTTAAACATGATAAGGCTATCAATAAACCTATTATTAGTGATCCGTTTCGAATGAAACAAATTCTATATAATTTAGTTATAAATGCCTATAAATTTACTAACAAGGGGACTATTACAATTGAAAGCTCTTTAAAGCAATATACAGACACAAATATGTTAGAAATTTCTGTTAATGATACCGGTATTGGTATTAGCAAAGATCAAAAAGAAAATATTTTTAAAGCGTTTACTCAAGCCGAGAGTAACGAAGAAAACAAGCAAAAAGGATTTGGATTAGGATTGACTATTTCAAAAAAGCTAGCCGAATTATTAGGCGGTAAATTAACTTTAGAAAGCGAAGTAAATAAAGGAAGTACTTTCACTTTAAAAATACCAATAACGCTTTTAAATAAGCCACTTAACGAACCTATAGAAGCTAAAAATGAATCGATTTTTAATTTAAAGGCTATCATTGTTGAAGATGATGCTTCTATACAACAACTTTTAAAAAATCTTTTAAAACAGTATGATATTGAAACTTATGTTTTTAATAATGCCCAAACCGCTCTTAAAACAATTCATGATATAGATTACGATTTTGTTTTAACTGATATTCAGCTTCCAAAAATGAATGGCCTACATTTTATGGAAACACTAAAAAATCACAAATCATATAATAAGCAGCCTATTATTGCCATGACTGGGCGCGCAAACATATCTAGAGAAGATTATATGGATAGTGGCTTTTCAGAAGTATTAATAAAACCATTCAATTCTAAAAAAATTCAAAATGTTTTACAGGAATTTTTTAGTAATAAACCATTGTTAGCAAATGGCAATACTTTAACTAATGAAAACACAAAAAAAGAAGGGTTTAATATGGTGTCTATAAGATCTTTTTTAAACTATGATGCTACGGCTATAAAAAATACAATGCATACTTTTTTAGAGGATACCAAAATGAATTATTTACAATTAAAAGAAGCAAAAAAAAATAACGATACTAGTTTATTTAATAGCATTAGTCATAAAATGATTAGTATGTTTAAACTATTAGAAGTTAAGGAGATTATCCCTTTTCTAGAAGTATTTGAAACTACAGAAGAAATTGATAATCAATCTTTTATTGATTTTGAAAAAGGTCTCAACAATTTTATTTCTTCGTTGGAAACGTATCTTAATTAA
- a CDS encoding Fur family transcriptional regulator yields the protein MGIIRKTKAVATVLQIFEEKNEAKSVVHLIELVKDKMNKTTVYRILDRLEQDGTIHSFNGKDGLKWYAKSEGCSASYHSDMHPHFQCTTCDKVECLPFEIKIPSIKNHKVDSTDILLIGQCEVCCV from the coding sequence ATGGGAATTATCAGAAAAACAAAAGCTGTAGCTACAGTGCTCCAAATTTTTGAAGAAAAGAACGAAGCTAAATCGGTAGTACATCTAATAGAACTTGTAAAAGATAAGATGAATAAAACTACGGTGTATCGTATTTTAGATAGACTTGAACAAGATGGTACTATTCATTCTTTTAACGGAAAAGATGGTTTAAAATGGTATGCTAAAAGTGAGGGATGTTCTGCTAGCTATCATTCGGATATGCATCCACATTTTCAATGTACAACATGCGATAAAGTTGAGTGTTTGCCTTTTGAAATTAAAATTCCTTCTATAAAAAATCATAAAGTAGATTCTACAGATATTCTCTTAATAGGACAATGTGAAGTTTGTTGCGTGTGA